A genomic stretch from Malus domestica chromosome 15, GDT2T_hap1 includes:
- the LOC103456018 gene encoding protein unc-13 homolog, which yields MAHLFRDLSSLGQSKRGITAPTTTRATASPAKPLSIPTRSISAMGTDLPSPLGQLSTQLSDSDLRLTAYEIFVAACRTSTGKALTFTPSSADSPTQHANSPNDSPALQRSLTSTAASKMKKALGLKSPGSGSKKSPGSAGSGAGSGPGKPRRAMTVGELMRIQMGISEATDSRVRRALLRISASQVGRRIESVVVPLELLQQLKSSDFTDQQEYDAWQKRTLKILEAGLLLHPHVPLDKSNNAAQRLRQIINGALDRPFETGRNNETLQVLRNAVTALASRSSDGLYDTSHWADGLPLNLRLYERLLEACFDLHDETSIIEEVDELMEHIKKTWSILGMNQMLHNLCFTWVLFHRFVATGQVELDLLYAADSQLAEVAKDAKATKDSEYCKILSSTLTSILGWAEKRLLAYHDTFDSSNIDTMQAIVSLGVVAAKILVEDISNEYRRRRKNEVDVARSRIDTYIRSSLRTAFAQRMEKADSSRRASRHQPNPLPVLAILAKDVGELAVKEKEVFSPILKRWHPFAAGVAVATLHACYANEIKQFISGIAELTPDAVQVLRAADKLEKDLVLIAVLDSVDSDDGGKAIIREMPPYEAETAIANLVKVWIKTRVDRLKEWIDRNLQQEVWNPQANEDGYAPSAVEVLRILDETLEAFFQLPIPMHPALLPDLMTGLDRCLQYYVTKAKSGCGSRNTFVPTMPALTRCTIGSKFQGFGKKKEKSPVPQKRNSQVATLNNGDNSFGIPQMCARINTLQRIRSELEVLEKRIITHLRNSESANVEDFSNGLGKKFELTPAACVEAIQQLCEAVAYKMIFHDLSHVLWDGLYVGEPSSCRIDAFLDGLEKNLLIISNTVHERVRTRIITDIMRASFDGFLLVLLAGGPSRAFSQQDSQIIEDDFKALKDLFWANGDGLPSELIDKFSTTVRSVLPLFRTDTDSLVERFRRVTLESYGSSARSRLPLPPTSGQWNPTEPNTLLRVLCYRNDESATKFLKKTYNLPKKL from the exons ATGGCTCACCTCTTCAGAGACCTCTCTTCGCTTGGCCAATCCAAGAGAGGCATCACCGCCCCCACAACCACCAGAGCCACCGCCTCACCCGCCAAACCACTCAGCATACCCACCAGATCCATTTCCGCAATGGGCACCGATCTCCCATCCCCGCTCGGCCAGCTCTCGACCCAACTCAGCGACTCGGACCTCCGACTCACCGCCTACGAGATCTTCGTCGCCGCCTGCCGCACATCCACCGGAAAGGCCTTGACTTTCACACCCTCCTCCGCTGACTCGCCGACCCAACACGCCAACTCCCCCAACGACTCCCCCGCGCTGCAGAGATCGCTCACTTCCACAGCTGCCAGCAAGATGAAGAAAGCATTGGGTCTCAAATCGCCGGGCTCCGGCTCCAAGAAGAGTCCTGGGTCGGCCGGGTCCGGGGCCGGGTCGGGTCCCGGAAAGCCTAGGCGGGCAATGACGGTGGGTGAGCTGATGAGGATCCAAATGGGGATTTCTGAGGCCACTGACTCCAGAGTCCGGAGAGCTCTGCTCAGGATTTCTGCTTCTCAG GTCGGAAGGCGAATTGAGTCGGTGGTAGTGCCACTGGAGCTGTTACAGCAGCTCAAGTCCTCTGATTTCACTGACCAGCAAGAATACGATGCATGGCAGAAAAGAACCCTCAAAATTCTTGAGGCCGGTCTCCTCTTGCATCCCCACGTGCCACTAGACAAGTCGAATAATGCTGCACAGAGATTGCGTCAAATTATTAATGGGGCATTGGACAGGCCCTTTGAAACTGGCAGAAATAACGAGACTCTGCAGGTTCTTCGTAATGCTGTTACGGCTCTTGCTTCTAGGTCATCTGATGGTCTCTATGATACATCACATTGGGCAGATGGGTTACCATTGAATCTCCGGCTTTATGAGAGGCTTCTAGAAGCCTGCTTTGATCTTCACGACGAAACATCTATAATAGAGGAAGTTGACGAGCTAATGGAGCATATTAAGAAGACCTGGTCAATCCTTGGAATGAACCAGATGCTCCATAACCTTTGCTTTACTTGGGTTTTATTTCATCGTTTTGTTGCAACTGGTCAAGTAGAACTGGACCTCTTGTATGCTGCTGATAGTCAGCTAGCTGAGGTTGCTAAAGATGCAAAGGCAACAAAGGATTCCGAGTACTGCAAGATCTTGAGTTCAACATTGACTTCAATATTGGGATGGGCAGAGAAGAGACTCCTTGCATATCATGACACTTTTGATAGCAGTAACATTGACACTATGCAGGCCATTGTTTCTCTGGGGGTAGTAGCAGCTAAGATTTTAGTTGAAGATATATCAAATGAGTACCGCAGGAGGAGGAAAAATGAAGTTGATGTTGCCCGTAGCAGGATTGACACCTACATCAGATCATCCTTGCGCACTGCTTTTGCTCAG AGAATGGAAAAGGCAGATTCAAGCAGGAGAGCATCAAGACACCAGCCAAATCCCCTTCCTGTTCTGGCCATCCTTGCAAAGGACGTTGGTGAGCTGGCAGTTAAGGAGAAAGAGGTGTTCAGTCCAATATTGAAGAGATGGCATCCTTTTGCTGCCGGGGTGGCTGTGGCAACCCTTCACGCTTGCTATGCGAATGAGATTAAACAATTCATATCCGGTATAGCGGAGTTGACACCAGATGCTGTACAAGTTTTGAGAGCCGCAGATAAGCTGGAGAAAGATCTTGTGCTTATAGCAGTTCTAGACTCTGTAGATAGTGATGACGGTGGCAAGGCAATAATTCGTGAGATGCCTCCTTACGAGGCTGAAACTGCAATTGCGAATCTGGTGAAAGTGTGGATTAAGACAAGAGTGGACAGATTGAAAGAATGGATTGATAGGAATCTACAACAAGAG GTATGGAACCCACAAGCAAACGAAGATGGATATGCCCCATCTGCCGTTGAAGTTTTGCGAATCCTTGATGAAACTCTGGAAGCATTCTTTCAGCTGCCAATACCTATGCATCCTGCATTGCTTCCTGACTTGATGACTGGCCTTGATAGATGTCTTCAGTATTACGTAACCAAGGCAAAATCTGGATGTG GATCTCGCAATACGTTTGTTCCCACTATGCCGGCATTGACCAGATGTACCATAGGATCAAAATTCCAAGGCTTtggcaaaaagaaagaaaaatcgcCAGTTCCTCAAAAGAGGAACTCTCAGGTTGCAACACTCAATAATGGGGATAACTCCTTTGGGATACCTCAGATGTGTGCTCGTATAAATACGTTGCAAAGAATCCGGAGTGAGTTGGAGGTTCTGGAGAAACGGATTATTACTCATCTCAGAAATTCAGAATCTGCTAATGTAGAAGACTTCTCAAATGGACTGGGGAAAAAGTTTGAACTCACGCCAGCAGCTTGTGTGGAAGCAATCCAACAGCTTTGTGAGGCAGTGGCTTATAAAATGATCTTCCATGACCTAAGTCATGTTCTGTGGGATGGTTTGTATGTTGGGGAACCGTCCTCTTGTAGAATAGACGCTTTTCTTGACGGGCTGGAGAAGAACTTACTCATAATATCCAATACTGTGCATGAAAGAGTTCGTACACGGATTATAACTGACATAATGAGAGCGTCATTTGATGGATTCTTGCTGGTTTTGCTTGCTGGAGGCCCCTCTCGTGCATTCTCCCAGCAGGATTCCCAAATAATAGAGGACGATTTCAAAGCCCTCAAGGATCTATTCTGGGCCAATGGGGATGGCTTGCCTTCTGAATTGATAGACAAGTTTTCAACAACGGTGAGAAGTGTGCTTCCCCTTTTCAGAACAGACACTGATAGCCTCGTCGAACGGTTTAGACGGGTGACCTTGGAGTCATATGGCTCGTCCGCCAGGTCCAGACTCCCGTTGCCGCCAACATCTGGGCAGTGGAACCCAACTGAACCAAACACGCTCCTTCGCGTGTTGTGCTACAGGAATGATGAATCAGCtaccaagtttttgaagaagaCCTATAATCTGCCCAAGAAACTGTAA